In a single window of the Heterodontus francisci isolate sHetFra1 chromosome 35, sHetFra1.hap1, whole genome shotgun sequence genome:
- the LOC137350435 gene encoding histone H2A-like, whose amino-acid sequence MSGRGKTSGKARAKAKSRSSRAGLQFPVGRVHRHLRKGNYAERVGAGAPVYLAAVLEYLTAEILELAGNAARDNKKTRIIPRHLQLAVRNDEELNKLLGGVTIAQGGVLPNIQAVLLPKKTSAQSSQKK is encoded by the coding sequence atgtctggaagaggaaagaccagcggcaaagctcgggccaaggccaagtctcgctcctcccgggctggactgcagttcccggtgggccgtgttcacaggcacctaagaaagggcaactatgctgagcgtgtgggtgccggagccccggtctatctggctgctgtgctcgagtatctgaccgctgaaatcctcgagctggctggcaacgcggcccgggacaacaagaagacccgcatcattcccagacacctgcagctggccgtgcgcaacgacgaggagctcaacaagctgctgggaggggtgactatcgctcagggtggggtgctgcctaatatccaggccgtgctgctgcccaagaaaaccagcgctcagagctcccagaaaaagtaa